A window from Montipora capricornis isolate CH-2021 chromosome 7, ASM3666992v2, whole genome shotgun sequence encodes these proteins:
- the LOC138055309 gene encoding uncharacterized protein, whose amino-acid sequence MVDIGSSQTHINYLEFLAALYALQAFVPNLRDVHVRLKLDNSTAVAYINKMGGIKSPSLNSLSRTLWEWCIERNIIISAQHIPGKENLVADSLSREFSSNLEWSVDIDSFTQISSMTFVPDIDLFASRLNAKTDCFVSWHPEPGAMAVDGPGPFSLLTLVLAKIHNDKALVLLIAPVWTTQNWYPLLLQLAVEQPILLPRKDNLLTLPHSQELHPLKDSLRLAAWILSGDRLQTEAFLMMQSQSSVHLVPLGLINSTTQPGRNGVAGARKGKLIYFRHLSMK is encoded by the coding sequence ATGGTCGATATTGGAAGCTCACAAACACACATAAATTATTTGGAGTTTCTTGCTGCTTTGTACGCTTTACAAGCCTTTGTGCCCAATCTGCGGGACGTTCATGTAAGACTGAAACTTGATAATTCAACCGCTGTTGCTTACATCAACAAAATGGGAGGTATTAAATCTCCTTCTCTGAATTCCTTATCGAGAACTTTATGGGAATGGTGTATTGAAAGGAATATAATTATTTCCGCGCAACATATTCCAGGGAAGGAGAATTTAGTAGCAGACTCCTTATCTAGAGAATTCTCTTCCAACTTGGAGTGGTCAGTTGATATTGACAGCTTTACTCAGATATCAAGCATGACCTTTGTTCCTGATATTGATTTATTTGCATCAAGACTTAATGCCAAGACagattgttttgtttcgtggcaTCCAGAACCTGGTGCTATGGCTGTTGATGGTCCTGGTCCTTTTAGCCTATTAACCCTAGTTTTGGCAAAGATACACAACGACAAGGCTCTGGTGCTTCTCATTGCTCCAGTGTGGACAACTCAAAACTGGTATCCCCTGCTCCTCCAATTGGCAGTAGAGCAACCAATCCTACTGCCTCGAAAGGACAATCTTCTTACATTGCCGCACAGCCAGGAACTTCACCCCTTGAAGGACAGCTTACGCCTAGCCGCATGGATATTATCCGGAGATCGCTTGCAGACAGAGGCCTTTCTGATGATGCAATCACAATCATCAGTGCATCTTGTGCCTCTGGGACTGATAAACAGTACAACTCAGCCTGGAAGAAATGGTGTCGCTGGTGCGAGAAAAGGAAAATTGATTTACTTCAGGCATCTGTCGATGAAgtag